The following are encoded together in the Pygocentrus nattereri isolate fPygNat1 chromosome 3, fPygNat1.pri, whole genome shotgun sequence genome:
- the cct3 gene encoding T-complex protein 1 subunit gamma codes for MMGRPVLVLSQNMKRESGRKVQTGNISAAKTIADVIRTCLGPRAMMKMLLDPMGGIVMTNDGNAILREIQVQHPAAKSMIEISRTQDEEVGDGTTSVIILAGEMLSVAEQFLEQQMHPTVVISAYRQALDDMLSMLKEISTPVDPNDRDMMLKIINSAINTKALSRWSSLACNIALDAVRTVELEDNGRKEIDIKKYAKVEKVPGGIIEDSCVLKGVMVNKDVTHPRMRRLIKNPRIVLLDCSLEYKKGESQTDIEITREEDFAKILQMEEEYIQQICEDIIRLKPDLVFTEKGISDLAQHYLMKANITAIRRVRKTDNNRIARACGARIASRTDELREEDVGTGAGLFEVKKIGDEYFTFVTECKDPKACTILLRGASKEILAEVERNLQDAMQVCRNVLLDPYLLPGGGAVEMAVSHRLTERSRALTGVEQWPYRAVAQALEVIPRTLIQNCGASTIRVLTSLRAKHTQEGSTSWGVNGETGTLADMADLGIWEPLAVKAQTYKTAVETAILLLRIDDIVSGHKKKGEKGEEQPGAE; via the exons ATGATGGGCCGACCGGTTCTCGTGCTTA gccagaataTGAAAAGAGAGTCTGGAAGGAAGGTCCAGACTGGAAATATTAGTGCAGCAAAG aCCATAGCAGATGTCATCAGGACATGTCTGGGACCAAGAGCTATGATGAAG ATGTTGCTTGACCCTATGGGAGGTATCGTCATGACCAATGATGGCAATGCCATTTTGAGAGAG ATCCAAGTGCAACATCCTGCAGCCAAGTCCATGATTGAGATCAGCCGCACTCAAGACGAGGAGGTGGGAGATGGCACTACCTCTGTTATTATTCTGG CTGGAGAGATGCTGTCAGTGGCAGAGCAGTTCCTAGAGCAGCAGATGCATCCTACAGTGGTGATTAGTGCTTACAGGCAGGCCCTGGATGACATGCTCAGCATGCTCAAAGAGATCAG CACTCCAGTTGACCCGAATGACCGGGACATGATGCTGAAGATCATTAACTCGGCCATCAACACCAAGGCACTGAGCCGCTGGTCAAGCCTGGCATGTAACATCGCTCTGGATGCAGTGCGCACTGTAGAGCTTGAGGACAACGGCCGCAAGGAGATCGATATTAAGAAATATGCCAAGGTGGAAAAG GTCCCTGGTGGGATCATTGAAGACTCATGTGTGCTGAAGGGTGTGATGGTAAATAAGGATGTAACACACCCTCGCATGCGTCGTCTCATCAAAAACCCTAGAATTGTGCTCCTTGACTGCTCCTTAGAGTACAAGAAGGGTGAGAGCCAG ACGGATATAGAAATCACTCGCGAGGAAGACTTCGCAAAAATCCTGCAGATGGAGGAAGAGTACATCCAGCAGATTTGTGAAGACATCATACGCCTCAAACCCGACCTGGTTTTTACTGAGAAAGGAATCTCAG ATCTTGCTCAGCACTATCTGATGAAAGCCAACATCACTGCAATTCGTCGCGTCAGAAAGACGGACAACAACCGCATTGCTAG AGCCTGTGGTGCACGCATTGCCAGTAGGACAGATGAGTTGCGTGAGGAAGATGTGGGAACAGGTGCAGGCTTGTTTGAGGTGAAGAAGATTGGTGATGAGTATTTCACCTTTGTCACGGAGTGCAAAGACCCCAAAGCCTGTACCATCTTGCTTAGAGGGGCCAGCAAGGAGATTCTGGCG GAGGTGGAACGTAACCTGCAAGATGCAATGCAGGTTTGCCGTAATGTGCTGCTGGACCCATACCTGCTGCCAGGAGGTGGTGCTGTGGAGATGGCTGTGTCCCACAGGCTGACGGAGCGCTCACGAGCCCTGACTGGCGTGGAGCAATGGCCTTACCGTGCTGTTGCCCAGGCTTTGGAGGTCATCCCCCGCACCCTCATCCAGAACTGTGGTGCCTCTACCATCCGTGTGCTCACATCACTTAGG GCGAAGCACACCCAGGAGGGCAGCACCTCATGGGGAGTGAATGGAGAGACGGGCACTCTAGCAGACATGGCAGATCTGGGCATCTGGGAGCCGCTAGCTGTCAAAGCTCAGACATACAAGACTGCAGTGGAG ACGGCCATCCTGCTCCTGCGCATTGATGACATCGTGTCTGGGCACaagaagaagggagagaaaggggaagagcAGCCAGGAGCTGAGTAG
- the pdia7 gene encoding protein disulfide isomerase family A, member 7 produces MSVSCTVNMHLLPFSFLCLGVLLESSLCVEGSDVLEIGDADFEVRVAAHDTLLVEFFAPWCGHCQRLAPEYEAAATRLKGTVSLAKVDCTVSSETCGRFGVSGYPTLKIFRNGEEASSYEGPRTADGIVSYMKKQVGPSSVPLRSEADLNSFINTFDASVVGFFSGTESPQLAEFLKASSALRDSYRFAHSTDLRIGLKHNVDTECVLLIRPPHLNSKFEESVVKFTESFSTYSLRTFIKDNIFGLCPHLNSENRDILRASDLLTAYYDVDYVRNPKGTNYWRNRVMKVATQFQSRGLTFAVADWEEFQEELEEEFGLGLSDGGELPVITIRTRAGHKYIMQEEFTRDGKSLENFLEDYFAGRLKRYVKSEPIPESNDGPVKVLVADTFEEIVNNPEKDVLVEFYAPWCGHCKNLEPKYTELGEKLSGNPNIVIAKMDATANDVPPNYDVQGFPTIYFAPAGQKDQPRKYEGGREVIDFISYLKKEATNPLVLHTSRDDL; encoded by the exons ATGTCGGTTAGCTGCACTGTTAATATGCATTTGCtgcccttttcttttctttgtctcgGTGTCTTGCTGGAAAGCTCGTTGTGTGTAGAGGGCAGCGATGTGCTGGAGATAGGGGACGCTGATTTTGAGGTCCGTGTGGCCGCGCACGACACTCTGCTGGTGGAGTTTTTCGCTCCGTG GTGTGGTCACTGTCAGAGGTTAGCACCTGAATATGAAGCTGCTGCCACCAGGCTGAAGGGAACAGTATCCCTAGCAAAG GTTGACTGCACTGTGAGCTCTGAGACATGTGGTAGGTTTGGGGTGAGTGGATATCCGACTCTGAAAATCTTCCGTAATGGGGAGGAGGCTTCTTCATATGAGGGCCCCCGAACAGCAG ATGGAATTGTGAGCTATATGAAGAAGCAGGTTGGACCCAGCTCTGTACCTCTGCGCAGCGAGGCTGACTTGAATTCTTTCATAAACACTTTTGATGCCAGCGTAGTGG GCTTCTTCTCAGGAACAGAAAGTCCGCAGCTTGCTGAGTTTCTAAAGGCCTCCAGTGCTTTGAGGGACAGCTACCGATTCGCTCATTCAACAGATCTGAGAATTGGGCTAAAACACAATGTTGACACAGA GTGCGTCCTACTGATTCGCCCGCCACACCTGAACAGCAAGTTTGAGGAGAGTGTGGTGAAGTTTACagaatctttttcaacctattcGCTCCGTACATTCATCAAGGACAacat TTTTGGCCTGTGCCCTCATCTGAACTCCGAGAACAGAGACATTTTGAGGGCGAGCGATCTGCTTACAGCTTATTATGATGTTGATTATGTGAGGAATCCAAAAGGTACAAATTACTGGAGGAACAG GGTGATGAAGGTGGCAACTCAGTTCCAATCGCGTGGGCTGACTTTTGCTGTGGCGGACTGGGAGGAGTTccaggaggagctggaggaggagttTGGTTTGGGGCTTTCTGATGGAGGAGAACTGCCAGTCATCACTATCAGGACCAGAGCAGGACACAAGTACATCATGCAGGAGGAGTTCAC GAGAGATGGGAAATCTCTAGAGAATTTCCTGGAGGACTATTTTGCTGGCCGGTTAAAGAGATATGTCAAGTCGGAGCCTATTCCAGAGTCAAATGATGGTCCTGTCAAA GTTCTGGTTGCAGACACATTTGAGGAGATTGTGAACAACCCAGAGAAAGATGTTCTGGTGGAGTTTTATGCCCCTTGGTGTGGTCATTGTAAAAATCTGGAGCCCAAATATACTGAGCTTGGAGAGAAG CTGTCTGGCAATCCCAACATAGTCATTGCTAAGATGGATGCCACTGCCAATGATGTTCCTCCAAATTATGATGTACAAGG CTTTCCAACTATTTACTTTGCACCTGCTGGACAAAAAGACCAGCCAAGGAAATATGAG GGTGGACGAGAGGTTATTGACTTCATCAGCTACCTGAAGAAAGAGGCTACAAATCCTCTGGTCCTACACACATCAAGAGATGACCTGTGA